From the Solanum lycopersicum chromosome 10, SLM_r2.1 genome, one window contains:
- the LOC101249968 gene encoding auxin-induced protein 15A-like: protein MGRGLVGIAHAKNKLRRSISHKNESVSPTTTTNYVPKGHFVVYVGETCRRFVVPIAHLSHPLFQDLLHWAKEEFGYSHPMGGLTIPCSEDYFISLTSLLNKSS from the coding sequence ATGGGAAGGGGTTTAGTTGGTATAGCTCATGCAAAAAACAAACTTCGACGATCGATTTCACATAAAAATGAAAGTGTATCACCAACAACCACGACTAATTATGTTCCAAAGGGACATTTTGTAGTATATGTTGGTGAAACATGTAGAAGATTTGTTGTTCCAATAGCACATTTGAGTCATCCTTTGTTTCAAGATTTGTTACATTGGGCTAAAGAAGAGTTTGGGTACAGCCATCCAATGGGTGGTCTAACAATTCCATGTAGTGAAGACTACTTCATTAGTCTCACATCCCTACTTAATAAGTCATCATAG
- the LOC101249687 gene encoding auxin-responsive protein SAUR21-like gives MGFRLLPMIVGAKQIHKRQSVLTRNHSDVPKGHFAVYVGETEKKRYVVPITYLNHPSFQKLLRKSEEEFGFHHPMGGLTIPCNEDDFFNITSRLS, from the coding sequence ATGGGATTTCGATTGTTACCTATGATTGTCGGTGCAAAGCAAATCCACAAGAGGCAGTCTGTTCTTACAAGAAATCATTCAGATGTTCCAAAAGGACATTTTGCAGTTTATGTAGGTGAGACAGAGAAGAAACGATACGTGGTGCCAATAACATACCTGAATCATCCTTCTTTCCAGAAGTTGTTACGGAAATCAGAAGAGGAGTTTGGATTTCATCATCCGATGGGTGGTCTAACAATACCTTGCAATGAGGATGATTTTTTCAACATCACTTCTCGATTGAGTTAA